A genomic segment from Pollutimonas thiosulfatoxidans encodes:
- a CDS encoding TRAP transporter small permease: protein MKFVWLERLEEGLIALLLAAMTLVTFGQVVARYIFNYSFVWALELSTFLFGGLIFLGISYGVRVGAHIGVDALVKILPRNVAHKVGIVATLLCVIYAIIVFIGGWVYVSKMYDIGILAQDIPIYQWIPRLVMPVGFALLFFRFTKILIDMLRGKDTHLLGDEVEDALKYRSDDTATPGQEQP, encoded by the coding sequence ATGAAATTCGTCTGGCTTGAACGGCTGGAGGAAGGCCTCATTGCCCTGCTGTTGGCAGCCATGACCCTCGTCACCTTCGGTCAGGTCGTCGCCCGCTATATATTCAATTACAGCTTTGTATGGGCACTTGAACTTAGCACCTTCCTGTTTGGCGGCCTGATCTTTCTCGGAATTTCTTATGGTGTGCGGGTCGGCGCGCATATTGGAGTCGACGCGCTCGTCAAGATTCTTCCGCGTAATGTCGCGCACAAGGTTGGCATCGTGGCCACCTTGCTTTGCGTCATCTACGCGATCATCGTTTTTATAGGCGGCTGGGTGTATGTCAGCAAAATGTATGACATCGGCATCCTCGCACAAGACATCCCCATCTATCAGTGGATACCACGGCTTGTCATGCCGGTTGGCTTCGCGCTGCTTTTTTTCCGCTTCACCAAAATACTGATCGACATGCTACGCGGCAAAGACACACATCTTCTGGGTGATGAAGTCGAAGACGCCCTCAAGTACCGCAGTGACGACACCGCCACACCCGGCCAGGAGCAACCATGA